One segment of Pseudobythopirellula maris DNA contains the following:
- a CDS encoding cytochrome ubiquinol oxidase subunit I, translating to MPDSLLLFAQSAAGADTAWGLDVVVLSRLQFALTIMFHYLFPPLTIGMSVVLVYLKGRHLATGAAIYDDAARFWTKIFGLNFAMGVVTGIVMEFQFGTNWAAYSRFVGDVFGSALAAEGIFAFFLESGFLSLLLFGWDRVGPKTHFFATLMVAVGGIFSSVWIVIANSWQQTPAGSEIRDYVVNGQVYQRAEIVDFWALVFNPSSMNRLVHVWLGAFLLGAFFVMSISAWYLIKRRHEEFARRSFVGGLLLATVAAFAQLLSGHEQANAVAEYQPAKLAAMEGVYETTDNAPIYLFGSPNDETETVDYGLAVPGMLSWLLAFDTSAEVQGLDELDPIYGRPPVWITFQAYHLMVAIGSAMIAMTLLAWLYYWRGRLFTTHWLLWLFVLMVVPAFVANEAGWVAAEVGRQPWIVYPRVVDGVAVDGLRTSDGVSEAVSADQVLGSILFFGLIYTVLFGLWISLLHTKISHGPAGVAAGDGRAGHDEHGGFVEAVTEMVSHREGMTGDKSKE from the coding sequence CAGTTCGCGCTGACGATCATGTTCCACTACCTCTTCCCGCCCCTGACGATCGGGATGAGCGTGGTGCTCGTCTACCTGAAGGGTCGCCACCTGGCGACCGGCGCCGCCATCTACGACGACGCCGCGCGGTTCTGGACCAAGATCTTCGGCCTCAACTTCGCCATGGGCGTCGTGACCGGCATCGTCATGGAGTTCCAGTTCGGCACGAACTGGGCCGCCTACTCGCGGTTCGTCGGCGACGTGTTCGGCTCGGCCCTGGCGGCCGAGGGGATCTTCGCGTTCTTCCTCGAGTCGGGATTCCTCTCGCTGCTGCTGTTTGGCTGGGACCGCGTAGGACCAAAGACGCACTTCTTTGCGACGCTGATGGTCGCCGTGGGGGGCATCTTCTCGAGCGTCTGGATCGTGATCGCCAACAGCTGGCAGCAAACTCCGGCCGGCTCCGAGATACGCGACTACGTGGTGAACGGCCAGGTCTACCAGCGGGCCGAGATTGTCGACTTCTGGGCGCTCGTCTTCAATCCCTCGAGCATGAACCGGCTGGTCCACGTTTGGCTCGGGGCGTTCTTGCTGGGGGCGTTCTTCGTGATGAGCATCTCGGCGTGGTACCTGATCAAGCGGCGTCACGAGGAATTTGCTCGGCGCTCATTCGTCGGCGGCCTGCTGCTCGCCACCGTGGCGGCTTTCGCCCAGTTGCTCTCGGGCCACGAGCAGGCGAACGCCGTGGCCGAATACCAACCGGCCAAGCTCGCCGCGATGGAGGGCGTCTACGAGACGACCGACAACGCCCCGATCTACCTGTTCGGCTCGCCCAACGACGAGACCGAAACGGTCGACTACGGCCTGGCCGTGCCGGGCATGCTGAGTTGGCTGCTCGCTTTCGATACCTCGGCCGAGGTGCAGGGGCTCGACGAACTGGACCCGATCTACGGCCGGCCGCCCGTCTGGATCACGTTCCAGGCGTACCACCTGATGGTGGCGATCGGCTCGGCCATGATCGCGATGACGCTGCTGGCGTGGCTGTACTACTGGCGGGGCCGGCTGTTCACCACCCACTGGCTCTTGTGGCTGTTCGTGTTGATGGTCGTGCCGGCGTTCGTTGCGAACGAGGCGGGCTGGGTCGCCGCCGAGGTCGGCCGCCAGCCATGGATCGTTTATCCTCGGGTGGTCGATGGCGTTGCGGTCGACGGGCTGAGGACTTCCGACGGCGTGTCGGAGGCCGTGAGCGCCGACCAGGTGCTCGGCTCGATCCTGTTCTTCGGACTGATTTACACCGTGCTGTTTGGCCTGTGGATCTCGTTGCTCCACACCAAGATCTCGCACGGCCCAGCCGGTGTGGCCGCGGGAGACGGGCGTGCCGGTCACGATGAGCATGGCGGGTTCGTCGAGGCGGTCACCGAGATGGTGAGCCACCGCGAGGGCATGACTGGCGATAAGAGCAAGGAGTAG